One Dialister invisus DSM 15470 genomic region harbors:
- the purM gene encoding phosphoribosylformylglycinamidine cyclo-ligase: protein MDEKKKGLTYAEAGVDIDAGEREVELIKKSVQATYTRGVLGDLGGFGGLFRLKDELSEDPILVSGTDGVGTKLRLAIEMGIHHTIGQDCVAMSVNDVLVQGARPLFFLDYIATGKLDPELMAEIVKGVADACIESGCALLGGETAEMAGFYASGDYDVAGFAVGIVDRKNLITGEKITAGDVILGLPSTGIHSNGYSLVRRIISDNHLNLKETYEGFDKPLGEVVLTPTKLYPKLVLPVLKGADVKGLVHITGGGFYDNIPRVLPEGTRAVLDADKWPLLPIFSFIKAQGGVEPREMYRTFNCGLGMLLILSRGEAEKAKKILKNIGEAVYEVGTISEGNRDVIVTGGLFHE, encoded by the coding sequence ATGGACGAAAAGAAAAAGGGGCTGACTTACGCGGAAGCGGGCGTGGACATCGACGCCGGAGAAAGAGAAGTGGAACTGATTAAAAAATCTGTGCAGGCGACCTATACAAGAGGGGTGCTGGGGGATCTGGGCGGCTTTGGCGGCCTGTTCCGCCTGAAAGACGAATTGTCTGAAGATCCCATCCTTGTTTCAGGCACGGACGGTGTAGGGACGAAACTGCGTCTTGCCATTGAAATGGGGATACATCATACCATCGGGCAGGACTGCGTGGCGATGAGTGTTAATGATGTTCTCGTACAGGGGGCGCGCCCGCTTTTCTTTCTGGATTATATCGCGACGGGGAAACTGGATCCGGAACTGATGGCGGAGATTGTCAAAGGCGTGGCTGATGCCTGCATCGAATCGGGGTGCGCGCTTCTTGGCGGTGAAACGGCGGAAATGGCCGGCTTTTACGCATCAGGCGACTACGACGTAGCAGGTTTTGCGGTAGGGATTGTGGATAGGAAAAACTTAATTACCGGTGAAAAGATTACGGCCGGCGACGTTATCCTCGGACTGCCTTCCACAGGTATCCATTCTAACGGTTATTCCCTGGTACGCCGCATTATCTCTGACAATCATTTAAATTTAAAAGAAACTTATGAAGGGTTTGACAAACCTCTCGGAGAAGTCGTACTTACGCCGACAAAGCTTTACCCGAAACTTGTCCTTCCCGTACTGAAGGGCGCTGACGTGAAAGGACTTGTCCATATTACAGGGGGAGGTTTTTATGATAATATTCCCCGTGTCCTTCCGGAGGGGACAAGAGCTGTCCTTGATGCGGATAAATGGCCGCTACTTCCAATTTTTTCTTTCATCAAAGCGCAGGGCGGCGTAGAGCCCCGTGAAATGTACCGCACCTTTAACTGCGGACTGGGAATGCTCCTCATTTTGAGCCGTGGGGAAGCGGAAAAGGCGAAAAAAATATTGAAGAACATCGGCGAAGCTGTTTATGAAGTCGGCACAATCAGCGAAGGAAATCGGGATGTCATTGTGACAGGCGGGCTTTTCCATGAATAA
- the purF gene encoding amidophosphoribosyltransferase, with protein MAACDDKFHEECGVFAIYDRNRPAALETYYGVFSLQHRGQESAGITVSDGHTMETFRGMGLVTEVFRKLPEKEGFIGIGHVRYSTTGSSIPSNIQPLQLEGAEGPLALAHNGNLVNTKVLRNRLLQSGSTFQTTMDTEIIIKLLAHAGAAVMEDRIKGVMDEIRGAYAVVACTNQAVYGFRDPFGYRPMALGKTESGYVLCSETPALDAIDAEFVRDILPGEIVRIDDDGVHSTMYGKKAPRLGICAFEYIYFARPDSVMNGQDIYEARLSMGRHLWEETHYEGDVVMSVPDSGNVAALGYSHASGIPYVEGLLKNKYMGRTFIQPGQKQRERAVRMKLNPIVMNVKGKRIILVDDSIVRGTTSGIIIRLLRNAGAKEIKMCISSPPVRFPCFFGIDTAQRRQLVAASHSEEEICKMIGADKLHYLSQKGLAESISRIRAKDMCFACFDGDYPEPVSGGGLDGMKE; from the coding sequence ATGGCTGCCTGCGATGACAAGTTTCATGAAGAATGCGGGGTTTTTGCCATCTATGACAGAAACCGGCCTGCTGCTCTTGAAACATATTACGGGGTTTTTTCTTTGCAGCACCGCGGGCAGGAAAGCGCGGGAATAACTGTCAGCGACGGGCATACGATGGAAACATTCCGCGGCATGGGTCTTGTCACGGAAGTCTTCCGCAAACTTCCTGAAAAAGAAGGTTTCATAGGCATCGGCCATGTGCGGTACAGCACGACGGGATCTTCCATTCCGAGCAATATCCAGCCGCTGCAGCTGGAAGGCGCGGAAGGGCCTTTGGCTCTTGCCCACAACGGGAATCTGGTGAATACAAAAGTTCTCAGAAACCGACTCCTTCAAAGCGGATCTACCTTCCAGACCACCATGGACACGGAAATCATTATCAAACTCCTTGCCCATGCAGGAGCAGCCGTGATGGAGGACAGGATCAAGGGCGTTATGGATGAAATCCGCGGCGCATATGCCGTTGTGGCGTGTACCAATCAGGCAGTTTACGGATTCCGGGATCCCTTCGGCTATCGTCCGATGGCGCTGGGCAAGACAGAAAGCGGTTATGTACTTTGTTCGGAGACGCCTGCCCTTGATGCGATTGACGCGGAATTTGTCCGCGATATCCTTCCCGGAGAAATTGTAAGAATTGATGATGACGGCGTTCATAGCACGATGTATGGAAAAAAGGCGCCCCGCCTCGGGATCTGCGCCTTTGAGTATATTTATTTTGCCCGTCCCGATTCCGTGATGAACGGACAGGATATCTATGAAGCACGCCTGTCTATGGGCCGCCATTTATGGGAAGAAACGCATTATGAAGGTGATGTTGTCATGAGCGTCCCCGATTCGGGCAATGTGGCAGCATTAGGGTATTCCCATGCGTCAGGCATTCCTTATGTGGAAGGACTTTTGAAAAACAAGTACATGGGGCGTACTTTTATCCAGCCCGGGCAGAAACAGAGGGAACGGGCGGTACGGATGAAGCTGAATCCGATTGTCATGAATGTAAAGGGGAAACGAATCATCCTTGTGGACGACTCCATTGTCCGCGGAACAACAAGCGGTATCATTATCCGTTTGCTGCGGAATGCAGGCGCAAAGGAAATAAAAATGTGCATCAGTTCGCCTCCTGTCAGATTCCCTTGTTTCTTCGGCATTGATACGGCACAGCGGAGGCAGCTGGTCGCCGCGAGCCATTCGGAAGAAGAAATCTGCAAAATGATTGGCGCCGATAAGCTGCACTATCTGTCGCAAAAAGGACTGGCGGAATCCATTTCCCGCATACGGGCCAAAGATATGTGTTTTGCCTGCTTTGACGGTGATTATCCCGAACCGGTGTCGGGCGGCGGACTCGACGGTATGAAAGAATAA